The sequence below is a genomic window from Lolium perenne isolate Kyuss_39 chromosome 4, Kyuss_2.0, whole genome shotgun sequence.
AATGTTGGACACCAAAACGAATTACAGTCTGAAATAGCATAGCACGTTTTCCTCCCATTCCATCCAGGGTCTTCGTCCCCATTCCAGAACCCAGGCAGACCCACCGAAGCAAGCAAGCACCACCACcatggcggcggcagcggcagcgaagCGGCCCTGCCACATCCACATCCCGCCGCTGGAGCTCGTCAGGGAGCAGATCCTCCCCCGCCTCCCGCCCCGCGAACCAGCGTGCCTCCTCCGCGCCTCCCTCGTCTGCAAGACCTGGGCCGCCGCCATCTCCGACCCCGCCTTCCGCAGCCGCCTCCACCAGCTCCACGCCACGCCCCCCGTGCTCGGCTTCCTCCACAActgggacgacggcgacggcgttccccgcttcatccgcaccaccgactCGCCCTTCGCCCTCGCCGCCGTCCCGGACTGCCGCTCCTGGCGGGCCCTCGACTTCCGCCACGGCCGCGCCCTCTTCCTCTCCAAGGCCCCGGCTACTTGGGAGCTCCAAATCTGGGAGCCAACCACCCGTTCCAGCCAGCTCCTACGGGTGCCCGAGGCGTTCGAGACCGGCCACGGGACCCAGAAGATGGCCCCGACAGCCGCCGTGCTCTGCGCAGTGGATGGGTGCGACCACCGCGACTGCCGCGGGGGCCCCTTCCGCCTGGTCTTCGTCTTCTCCGTCGCCGCCGACGACGGGTATGCCACGTCAGCGTACGTCTACTCGTCCGAGACCGGCACCTGGGGCGCGCCGGCTTCGATGCAGCGCACGTTCTCCATGGATTTCACACTCTATTCCAGTGTGCTCGTTGGGAGCTCTAAGCTCTACTTCATGTCTGACCATGTGTTGATCCTGGGGTATGACTTGGCAAGGCACAACCTGACCCTGCTTCGCCCACCACACTTCCTGTCGACGGACGTGGGGATATTCAACATCATGCCGGCGGAGGCCGGTGGAATGGGACTGGGAGTTTGCCAATATCTGCATCCCAACCTCAAACTGTGGACGAGGAACACGAGTGAAGGCACTGATGCAAAGTGGGTGATGAGCCGGGTCATCAACCTGGGCAGATCGCTCCCAGTTGGTAATCTCCTGGATAAAGATGGTAAAGTGCAGGTGATGAGCTTTGCTGACGGAGCAAATGCCGTCTTCTTTAACACGGTCACTGGCATCTTCATAGCCGGGCTGCAGTCACAGAAGGTGAGGAAGGTGTGCGTTAAGCGCGGCTTCTGTAATTTGATTCCAGTTGTTGGCTTCTACATTCCTGTGCACGGAGGCAACCACCAGGATCCGTCGGCGTCGGGCCCTAGTGAGGAGTCGGGTAGCGAAGAGGAGGAGAAAACAGTGGATCAGGCGCAGCAGCTGCTCGACAAGGGGTCCAATGCTATTAAGGAGGGAGGCTTGGTCAACACCTCCGATAGCGTCAGCTACGACACTGAGATCAGGTTATCTGAAATCCACTAGTTCAGTGTACATCATCTACTGTTGTTTTCATGTCCTTAGTTGCTCTCAGCCTTTTGACTTCTGTAGTTTGGTAGTCTATTTTAGTAGGGTTTAAGATGTGCTACCGCAATGTGGTTACCATGCTTTGACTGCTCTGGTAGTTTGTGATTTGAGGAATTTGTGAATCCATTTATCCAAGCTGTGTTACTCGGTAGCAATACTTCTGAGTTAGAGGAGTAGCGTCTAATATTATGAGGCCAGTATTGCTACCAGCACCAAATAGGTTTATCCTATTTGAGAAATGTTATATTCTTCTCCAGTAGTTGCTACTTGTAAATTTTCATTGGCATGTAGTTTATTCCTACAATACTTCAGAACTGTACCCCTTTATAAGCTTTGCAAATATTAGCCTGTTGTTAGTAAAGGCAGCCCACATATATGGCATAGTTAGcaccttgtatcatcaaattgGTTGACGAAATAATTTTCATCACGATATTCTTTCACATATTACAGTAACTTTCATGCCTTATGAGATAACCTTAACTATTACTGACTGAATATGCATGCCTTCTTACCTAGGGTTCCTGGTAATGGAGAAGTTGCTCTAGAGTCTGCTAACATTGAATACAAACATGGAGGTGTCTTGCCATCTGATGCTCAAGAGGTGACCGATCCTTTCGGTGATGTTCCCAACAGTGCACTAAATGAAGAATTGGTGAAGAGTACATCTACAACCAGCACCTCTAGCAGCAATATTGAGGATGATGCTCCACCTTCAGAGAAAGGTGATTCTGACGAAGGTATCGTATATCATTGTCACTTTCCTCGGACCAGTGGTTGTGCCAGGGCTGAACTACTGTGTGGTGACATGCATGATTTTCTGAACTTTGCATTCTCCTTCACTTCTTTAGGTTTCTCTTGAATTTTTGCCTGTACGGAATAGTTTCTAAAACAGGCCGTGGGATCAGCTGACCCCACAGTTTGTGCCCTTGCACTGCTCATGGATGCATATGCAAACTACTTGTCTCATTTGGGACTTACACTATTAGCTGTTTGGACTTATCTGAATTCTCATCATCGTTACAATAGAAGACCGCTAATCAATGCTGTTTTGCCAATAGTTCTTACTCAACTTTGTAATAATATACGTAGTAGATGATGTTGTGAAATCAAAAAAGAAATGCTACCAATTGCTCACAAAAATCTTGTGTTATGGGTTGACCATATTTCAAATGTATGTCTGGTGCCATATATCTGCTACTTACCTTTTTAATGAATCTTTTACTACCAGTACACTTGGAATGGCAATACCAGTCTAAATAAATATGGGCCTATGAAACAGCAAACTCGTTCTTCTTTTCTCTCTCACAATTAGCTGTCCGAATAGTGTTGCATAAGGTACTTTTTACTACTTAGAACTTCCTGGATAATTAATGTCTAGCATTTCATCAGAATACTAACTATTTTCTTTTAAATGCACTGATCTATCATGATGATCTTATAATGATTCAGTTGCCACGTGGGCTTGGTGCCACTGTAGGCCTTTATGAAAATATGATTCAGTTGGATCGTTTATGCATTTGTGTGCATCTCTTCCTGTTTCTGTTTTGTACGAGTACCCGAATAGTATTATAAACCTTGGGGCTTTGGGCAGAGGCATTAAGCGATATAATGTCAGATCTATGCTGAACCTTCTCCAAAGAGACTAGTAGCAAATTATTCACCATCTGTGAAATGTAGTGCCAGCTTGATAAAAATTCCGTAAATGCCAAGATATGCGTGGGACATTATAGCAAGATGTTGCTCTCCACGTTCATGTTATCTCAATGTTGAAAACTCATCTATTTATTTATATTCATCAGGTGTCAGCATGCTCGAAATCTCTGGTTAGCGATGAGGGAGGTTTGGAATCTGCCAGCCGACAACCTACTGATCCATACGGGGGTGGAGTGGCTGCTTCAGTTGTTGCACCAAATCACCGAAGAACAGCGAGTGATGACACTGATGGTGCTCTGGAGAATCTGGTTTGCACATAATGAAACTACACATGACAAGGCTCTACCGTCGATTGAAGGCTCCAAACGATTCTTAATGAGCTACCTGGATTCACTCTTGCTAATTAAGCAACATCCCATGGCAGATTTAGAGAAGGGGAAGATGGTGATCTCACAGGCAGGGTTCCAGCCTAACAAACACATGTGTAGAGGAGAAAAGAAGAATAAGCAGAAGTGGATGCCTCCAGCGAGGGGTGTACTGAAACTCAATGTTGATGGCTCCTATGCCAATGATTCGGCTGGAGCAGGTATAGTAATCAGAGACCACGATGGAACTGTGATCCTCACTGCTTGTTGGCAGCTTCAACATTGCATAGACTCTACAGAGGCAGAGATAGCAGCAATGGAATTGGGTATTGCCCAGGCCATGACAGTTACCACTGGCAGGTTTATGATCGAGTCAGACTGCGTGGAAGCAATTACTTTGATCAAGGAAGGCACTCCGAACCTGACGAAGTATGCTTCAAGAATTCAAGTAGTTAGGGAGATGATTCGGGAAAGGGAAGTTCAAGTCGCTAAGGTTGATCGTACTAGTAACTATGTTAGTCATCTGTTAGCGAATTTAGGTAGAACTCATGGATGGACTCGTGTGTGGCTCCGTCATTTCCCCCAGGAAGTGGCTGGTGCTTTAGACATTGATTGTAATTCTACCCAAAGTTAATAAAATTCCTTTTCCCTCGCAAAAAAAATGATAGTTGTTTTCATTCTGTATATGATTGCCTTACGTTTTAGCATTAGCACACAAGTAGTTGCTTTTATCTAAATGTGCCTACTCATGCATTGGATCATCAATGGCTGCCTGCAAAGAGATATTCCTCCACTGTTTGCTTGCTGTGCTTTTAATATACCTTCATATCATGCAATGTTCCGAAGAACCGCCATTGTGTGCTCTTTGCTGTGATGCAACTGTCATATTTGCATTAGTCTTGTAGAAACCATTTTTCCTGTTCTTGTGCATGTGTAAACTCATCTTTTGAAGCAAAACACATGTCTTTTATATTTTTCCTCCAGTTCATTCTTCTAGCGTTGTATGAGTTCTTGTGCAGTCTTGTGCATGCATAAACTGGTGTTCTCCCAAGAACCAGAGTATAATAAATTGATCGTCATGCCTCGATGTGTTCTTCCTACTAGGATAAATATTGATGTAGACATTTTTTTAATAACTATATTGACATAGTCATTGATTAGGGGAACAATAGGAAATGTAATTCCAGGTAGGATAAAGTTCTGAAATAGGCAACATAGTAGCAAGATGTTTCTACTCCATATTTGTTTCCCCCAATAGTCAATGTTTTTTGTTGATCTGTATCCAAATAGGTATGTAAAAGTTGCTTTCATTCTTTATTTGATATGTTCATTTTTTTGGCATTAGCATACACGATTAGCTGATTTTATGTACTTGTATCCACTCATCCATTGGATCATTAGTGGCTCCCTGCAGAGAGATACTCATTCGTTGTTTGCTAGCTTTGTCTTCAGTACTTCTTCGTTTCATGCTCTGGAAAgagtgccattgtttgctctttgcTGCAATGCGACAAGCCAACAATCATATTTGCGTCAGTCTTGGATGGTTGTAGAAACCACTTTGCATGTTCTTGTGCACATGTTAAATTTTGCGATTTAAGCAAAACTCATATGTCTTACATTTTTCGTCACTCAGTTCATTCTGTTAGTATTACATGCCTCCTAAAGAAGTTTAGCTTTATGCATATATCACAGATGTACTAACATGTCAATCTGTTGCTATGTGCTTCTAGTGCCGCTTTGCTAAGCTGATGGTCAGGGGCATGTTTTATCAGTCATCGGCGCCTTCAGTAGGATCTCTTTCTTCTCTACAGTTGCAAGACATAAGTGTTAGCTCCCCCTTTTCATGGTATGTAGTTTAGGGTCCATTTTGAACTCTGATGCAAGGCACCAAAAGTTGAGGCTTTGACGCGTCAAAGAAGTGAATGCTGGTCAAGATTTTGTCTCAAGATAACAATGTCACAACTGGAATGCTATGATGCAAACCTGCTTAGTACTGATACGATTTAGACTCTTGTCTTTGCAAGTTGTTGATTCTTTGCGAAAAAAATAATCTTCTGAAAAAATAGGATTTATCAGTTGCAAGAGAGCAACAATGTTTTTCCCCCTCTCCTGCTCTGTAAGAATCCGTTTCCTACTTTTTTGGCAGTTCTCTGTTTGTGTTTGAGACATGTTTGCAAGGGTTTCGTAGCAACTACATCCTGGATGTGAGAGGCGGCATATTCGAGGATGCCATTGAATCGTTACTGCAGCCAGCGATCGCTGGCGGCAATGAGAGGAGAGTTATTTCATAGTGAGGTTGTTCTAGTGTTGCTGGTTCTCTCTTTGAGAAATATTTGCAAAGAATTCATCTCATGGTCTCATGCACAGTAGTTAGTTCTAAAATGCAGGCTACTTTGAAGATGAGTTCTGTTTTCCCAAATCAATGTTCCAGTAATTGGTACATCAACATTAGCTGCTTCGATGAATTTTCCTCTGTCCTACAGTTATAGACTTAGTGAGTTAGTGTCATGCATCAGGAAGCTACTCTGTTTTCCCCTGTTTCTCTCAGCAGGGTAATCTTAAGCAGATTCTTACAGCACAGTAGTACAATATGTTACGAACGAGCTCATATCTCTAACATGGTCATATCTTCTGCAACATGAACATTATTTGCTACAGTAAGTTTTGTACAGTACGGTCATAGACTTCCAATGTCGTGAACGCAGGCTATTCTGATTTCGCCTTGTTCTCTCAGCCAGAACATAGATGCGAAAACAATATATTTCACAGATTATTGAAGAGTAATGTTACAAACAAGCTCAGATCTCTAACATGGTCAGATTGAAGCTACATGCGCAACAGTTGTGACATAGATGAAGGTGAAGACGGCCTGACTCGCTCCAGCTCCAGATCATCTCAGGTGAGAAGGTTGGACAACGCAAGCCATAGATGACCTTGTCAGGTTCTCTGTGTGACAAATGTTTGGAAGGATTCCAGTTCACAATAACTAAATAGATGCAGGTCATTTGGTGAAAGATGTGTTTGAAGACAAGTATCTACTCTCCCAAACCAGCACTCCTAATTAGTACTAGTGTACCACTCTTCTACAATGCTCGGagaatttttttttctttagaAAGGACATAAACATTGTATCCAAACAcatattttatctattttttttctGTTTAGAAACATTCCATCTTTGGTAAAAGGATAAACTATTGCACTGTAAGTAAATACTCTGTTTTCCCTTGTTTCTCTGTTTTCCGATCTTCTCGGGTTCTTTCAGAAAGATGTTCACAGCATTCTAACGAAAGGAAAAGAATTCCAGATAATATAAATTTGTGATGTTCAGATCAATTGCATCAATGCACATGCTAACATAATACAGGCTAAGTTTTACGTCTGAATTATGGAACAACTCACAAGATGTTCAATGTCACATCTGGAACATAGACGTTACTTGTGTGCAACTAATTTAGAACAATGTGATTCTTTACATAACAGACACAGTACAATGTGGCAAGCTAGCTAAAATCTAACACGGCCACATGCATGGGCGCAGATCGACCAAACATGTATCGCAGAACTAATACAGGCCAAACATCATTGGGGTGGATGAAGGTGACGGCCACGGCATCCTCAGGTCGTCGTTGCACCTCCGGATCATCTCCGGCGAGAACGCCGGACAAGGCAAGCCGTAGATGGCCTCACCTGGCGCCGTCGTGTCATGCTCTGGCTGCTCCTCGCCCAAGCTCGTGTACATTTGGCCACCTTCGTTGGAGTTGTGGCGTGGGACCTCGCCTGCGGCGGTGACGGTCTGCATGATCaatgtggcggcggcggcgtcctccGGCTGAGCTGCTGGCACGGCCAGGTCGCCCACTACTGGCATCATGGCGTCGTTCTGATACTCGCTCCAGAAATCTTGTTGGACGTTCTCGAAGAAGTTGCTTAGTGGGGCGGCTTGATCGGCGAAACCGGCGGCGCCATACATCATCTCAGGCTCTTCTGTTAGGAACAGTTGGGGAAAATTCATCTGAAAATCTGCCATAAGGTCTTCGGGGCGAGCAGTTTCATCCTCGTCCACCGGCGGCGTCATATCGTCGTAGTTCTGGCTCTCCACAAGCAGTGGCTGCTCCTCCTCGCCCAAGCTCACGTACATTTGGCACTCATCGTTGTAGTTCTGGCGTGGTACCCCGTCTGCAGTGACGGTCTGCTGGAAGAGCCCGGCGTCGTCCTCCTCTGGGTCTGGCTGAGCAGCTGGTGGGCAGGGCGGCACAGCCAGAttgggcgatttgcacaaaaataacccttttgtcaaactatagcacagactgaccctccggcgaaactatttcacggatctaacccttttgtgtggcgccccccccacgggcgccacacatgcccatgtggcgcccctggccctggcgccacacatccatccgacgtggcccgtcgacgctgagctggtgaccccgatccgacgtggcagcaggagtggcgccgct
It includes:
- the LOC127291968 gene encoding uncharacterized protein isoform X4, which gives rise to MAAAAAAKRPCHIHIPPLELVREQILPRLPPREPACLLRASLVCKTWAAAISDPAFRSRLHQLHATPPVLGFLHNWDDGDGVPRFIRTTDSPFALAAVPDCRSWRALDFRHGRALFLSKAPATWELQIWEPTTRSSQLLRVPEAFETGHGTQKMAPTAAVLCAVDGCDHRDCRGGPFRLVFVFSVAADDGYATSAYVYSSETGTWGAPASMQRTFSMDFTLYSSVLVGSSKLYFMSDHVLILGYDLARHNLTLLRPPHFLSTDVGIFNIMPAEAGGMGLGVCQYLHPNLKLWTRNTSEGTDAKWVMSRVINLGRSLPVGNLLDKDGKVQVMSFADGANAVFFNTVTGIFIAGLQSQKVRKVCVKRGFCNLIPVVGFYIPVHGGNHQDPSASGPSEESGSEEEEKTVDQAQQLLDKGSNAIKEGGLVNTSDSVSYDTEIRVPGNGEVALESANIEYKHGGVLPSDAQEVTDPFGDVPNSALNEELVKSTSTTSTSSSNIEDDAPPSEKGDSDEVPLC
- the LOC127291968 gene encoding uncharacterized protein isoform X2, whose translation is MAAAAAAKRPCHIHIPPLELVREQILPRLPPREPACLLRASLVCKTWAAAISDPAFRSRLHQLHATPPVLGFLHNWDDGDGVPRFIRTTDSPFALAAVPDCRSWRALDFRHGRALFLSKAPATWELQIWEPTTRSSQLLRVPEAFETGHGTQKMAPTAAVLCAVDGCDHRDCRGGPFRLVFVFSVAADDGYATSAYVYSSETGTWGAPASMQRTFSMDFTLYSSVLVGSSKLYFMSDHVLILGYDLARHNLTLLRPPHFLSTDVGIFNIMPAEAGGMGLGVCQYLHPNLKLWTRNTSEGTDAKWVMSRVINLGRSLPVGNLLDKDGKVQVMSFADGANAVFFNTVTGIFIAGLQSQKVRKVCVKRGFCNLIPVVGFYIPVHGGNHQDPSASGPSEESGSEEEEKTVDQAQQLLDKGSNAIKEGGLVNTSDSVSYDTEIRVPGNGEVALESANIEYKHGGVLPSDAQEVTDPFGDVPNSALNEELVKSTSTTSTSSSNIEDDAPPSEKGDSDEGYSDFALFSQPEHRCENNIFHRLLKSNVTNKLRSLTWSD
- the LOC127291968 gene encoding uncharacterized protein isoform X3, which translates into the protein MAAAAAAKRPCHIHIPPLELVREQILPRLPPREPACLLRASLVCKTWAAAISDPAFRSRLHQLHATPPVLGFLHNWDDGDGVPRFIRTTDSPFALAAVPDCRSWRALDFRHGRALFLSKAPATWELQIWEPTTRSSQLLRVPEAFETGHGTQKMAPTAAVLCAVDGCDHRDCRGGPFRLVFVFSVAADDGYATSAYVYSSETGTWGAPASMQRTFSMDFTLYSSVLVGSSKLYFMSDHVLILGYDLARHNLTLLRPPHFLSTDVGIFNIMPAEAGGMGLGVCQYLHPNLKLWTRNTSEGTDAKWVMSRVINLGRSLPVGNLLDKDGKVQVMSFADGANAVFFNTVTGIFIAGLQSQKVRKVCVKRGFCNLIPVVGFYIPVHGGNHQDPSASGPSEESGSEEEEKTVDQAQQLLDKGSNAIKEGGLVNTSDSVSYDTEIRVPGNGEVALESANIEYKHGGVLPSDAQEVTDPFGDVPNSALNEELVKSTSTTSTSSSNIEDDAPPSEKGDSDEGVSMLEISG
- the LOC127291968 gene encoding uncharacterized protein isoform X1 is translated as MAAAAAAKRPCHIHIPPLELVREQILPRLPPREPACLLRASLVCKTWAAAISDPAFRSRLHQLHATPPVLGFLHNWDDGDGVPRFIRTTDSPFALAAVPDCRSWRALDFRHGRALFLSKAPATWELQIWEPTTRSSQLLRVPEAFETGHGTQKMAPTAAVLCAVDGCDHRDCRGGPFRLVFVFSVAADDGYATSAYVYSSETGTWGAPASMQRTFSMDFTLYSSVLVGSSKLYFMSDHVLILGYDLARHNLTLLRPPHFLSTDVGIFNIMPAEAGGMGLGVCQYLHPNLKLWTRNTSEGTDAKWVMSRVINLGRSLPVGNLLDKDGKVQVMSFADGANAVFFNTVTGIFIAGLQSQKVRKVCVKRGFCNLIPVVGFYIPVHGGNHQDPSASGPSEESGSEEEEKTVDQAQQLLDKGSNAIKEGGLVNTSDSVSYDTEIRVPGNGEVALESANIEYKHGGVLPSDAQEVTDPFGDVPNSALNEELVKSTSTTSTSSSNIEDDAPPSEKGDSDEGIVYHCHFPRTSGCARAELLCGDMHDFLNFAFSFTSLGFS